The following coding sequences lie in one Chitinispirillales bacterium ANBcel5 genomic window:
- the prs gene encoding ribose-phosphate diphosphokinase, with protein sequence MNTSNDHTFFINSHVFKAAKEQLISGPNGWLLFVACNNGIHLAQSVKTEYESMLKKNGNEFEEIPLIGTSNQPLTTVFKDTETCPRLHKHVAGANAFVFQCIHDNTSANSVNENVQQLLQAIRTLRAHRARTITVVIPYNPYSRQDKPSFMAREATLASLFVDQLKTSGADACLTYHPHTLSLYGFYEPEMMLIALSGLDLFVELFSEFKHSTDTVAVSTDAGGTKFTIHFSDAMNIPYAIANKYRPGKEKTSLIGIIGDISDKQVAIILDDETVTGSSLINTVKSLHDTYGIKKIYGAISHNKIQPQYLEKLIEAHQKYGLFELHTTDTIPQIEPVKELSFIKIHSLASRFAATINRLHFNQSVSELFLNIT encoded by the coding sequence ATGAATACGAGTAATGATCATACTTTTTTCATCAATTCTCATGTCTTCAAAGCTGCAAAAGAACAACTCATTTCTGGTCCAAACGGCTGGCTTCTGTTTGTGGCCTGCAACAATGGCATACACTTAGCACAATCAGTGAAAACAGAATATGAATCGATGCTCAAAAAAAACGGTAATGAGTTTGAAGAGATACCGCTTATAGGCACCTCAAACCAGCCGCTTACAACAGTATTTAAAGATACAGAAACATGTCCCAGACTACATAAACACGTGGCCGGTGCCAATGCATTTGTTTTTCAATGCATTCACGATAACACCTCCGCCAACAGCGTCAATGAGAACGTGCAGCAGCTTTTACAGGCAATACGAACCCTTCGGGCTCACCGTGCACGCACTATCACCGTAGTAATTCCATACAACCCCTATTCACGGCAGGACAAACCAAGCTTTATGGCAAGAGAGGCAACACTTGCAAGCCTTTTTGTCGATCAACTTAAAACTTCTGGTGCTGATGCATGTCTGACCTACCACCCCCATACACTCTCTCTGTATGGTTTTTACGAACCGGAGATGATGCTCATCGCCCTTAGCGGACTTGACCTCTTTGTGGAACTGTTTTCCGAGTTTAAGCATTCAACCGATACGGTAGCTGTATCAACCGATGCAGGAGGGACTAAATTTACTATCCACTTCTCAGATGCTATGAACATCCCCTACGCAATAGCTAACAAATACCGCCCGGGCAAAGAAAAAACCAGCCTTATCGGTATTATAGGAGATATTTCGGATAAACAGGTTGCAATTATTCTGGATGATGAAACCGTTACCGGATCATCACTGATTAATACCGTTAAATCTCTGCATGATACCTATGGAATCAAAAAAATATATGGAGCCATAAGCCATAACAAAATTCAACCTCAATACCTGGAAAAACTCATTGAAGCGCACCAAAAGTATGGGCTTTTTGAGCTGCATACCACCGATACCATACCGCAGATTGAGCCTGTAAAAGAGTTAAGTTTCATAAAAATTCACTCACTGGCCTCACGCTTTGCCGCTACAATTAACCGTCTTCATTTCAATCAATCAGTGAGCGAGCTGTTTTTAAACATCACTTAG
- a CDS encoding 50S ribosomal protein L11 methyltransferase, translated as MPSFCLTCSVKKEDIDIITAIAYDHETTGTMEEELTDELSKLKLYFTHKSLAEKTLLFLKDSYFVSDCEIGYIEDQDWNAKWRESLKPVEVAPGFWVSPAWLEPPVKNRSAWVKIEPKMAFGTGHHESTKLASEAIINNKELIDGKRLLDIGTGSGVLCFFADICGSAFTLGVEIDKTCRENLSENKRVNQSLGMINFLVATIDALCKIPQFDIVTMNMLYIESVPLIKDIRSIIKKGGHLIWSGLLFSERTEIISIASDYGFKLAGELKENEWWCGTFELK; from the coding sequence ATGCCAAGTTTTTGTCTTACCTGCAGCGTAAAAAAAGAGGATATCGATATCATCACTGCCATTGCATACGATCATGAAACCACAGGAACAATGGAAGAGGAGCTTACAGATGAGCTCAGTAAGCTCAAACTGTATTTTACTCACAAAAGCTTAGCAGAGAAGACACTGCTTTTTCTCAAAGACTCCTATTTTGTTTCTGATTGTGAAATTGGCTACATCGAGGACCAGGACTGGAATGCGAAGTGGCGCGAGTCACTAAAGCCCGTTGAAGTCGCACCCGGGTTCTGGGTCTCCCCGGCCTGGCTTGAACCGCCGGTTAAAAACCGATCAGCCTGGGTTAAAATTGAGCCTAAAATGGCCTTTGGCACAGGACATCATGAGAGCACCAAGCTTGCCTCTGAAGCAATCATTAACAATAAAGAATTAATTGATGGCAAACGGTTACTCGATATAGGAACCGGGTCAGGTGTGCTGTGCTTTTTTGCAGATATTTGCGGTAGTGCTTTTACCCTGGGAGTTGAAATTGATAAAACCTGCAGAGAAAACCTTTCTGAAAACAAAAGGGTAAATCAAAGTTTAGGAATGATAAATTTTTTAGTAGCCACTATAGACGCACTGTGTAAAATACCTCAATTTGACATAGTAACGATGAATATGCTCTATATTGAATCTGTGCCTCTTATTAAAGATATACGTAGCATTATTAAAAAAGGCGGTCACCTTATCTGGTCAGGCCTTCTTTTCTCTGAACGTACAGAGATTATCTCTATTGCTTCTGATTATGGCTTCAAGCTTGCAGGTGAATTAAAGGAAAATGAATGGTGGTGTGGAACTTTTGAGCTTAAGTAG